From a single Leopardus geoffroyi isolate Oge1 chromosome E1, O.geoffroyi_Oge1_pat1.0, whole genome shotgun sequence genomic region:
- the ATXN7L3 gene encoding ataxin-7-like protein 3 isoform X3, whose translation MKMEEMSLSGLDNSKLEAIAQEIYADLVEDSCLGFCFEVHRAVKCGYFFLDDTDPDSMKDFEIVDQPGLDIFGQVFNQWKSKECVCPNCSRSIAASRFAPHLEKCLGMGRNSSRIANRRIANSNNMNKSESDQEDNDDINDNDWSYGSEKKAKKRKSDKLWYLPFQNPNSPRRSKSLKHKNGELSNSDPFKYNNSTGISYETLGPEELRSLLTTQCGVISEHTKKMCTRSLRCPQHTDEQRRAVRIYFLGPSAVLPEVESSLDNDSFDMTDSQALISRLQWDGSSDLSPSDSGSSKTSENQGWGLGTNSSESRKTKKKKSHLSLVGTASSLGSNKKKKPKPPAPPTPSIYDDIN comes from the exons atgaaaatggaggAAATGTCTTTGTCTGGCCTGGATAACAGCAAACTAGAG GCCATCGCTCAGGAGATATACGCGGACCTGGTCGAGGATTCTTGTTTGGGATTCTGCTTTGAGGTACACCGGGCTGTCAAGTGTGGCTACTTCTTCCTGGACGACACGGACCCTGATAGCATGAAGGATTTTG AGATCGTGGACCAGCCGGGGTTGGACATCTTTGGACAGGTTTTCAACCAGTGGAAGAGCAAGGAGTGTGTTTGCCCCAATTGCAGCCGCAGCATTGCCGCCTCCCGCTTTGCTCCACATCTGGAGAAGTGCCTGGGAATGGGCCGGAACAGCAGCCGGATCGCCAACCGCCG GATTGCCAACAGCAACAATATGAACAAGTCGGAGAGTGACCAAGAGGATAACGACGACATCAATGACAACGACTGGTCGTACGGCTCAGAGAAGAAAG CCAAGAAGAGGAAATCAGACAAG CTATGGTATCTCCCATTCCAGAACCCCAATTCCCCTCGAAGATCCAagtctttaaaacacaaaaatg gggaACTTAGCAATTCGGATCCTTTTAAG TATAACAACTCAACTGGGATCAGCTACGAGACCCTGGGGCCGGAGGAGCTGCGTAGCCTGCTCACCACG CAATGTGGGGTGATTTCTGAACACACCAAGAAGATGTGCACAAG GTCCCTGCGCTGCCCCCAGCACACAGATGAGCAGCGGCGAGCCGTGCGGATTTACTTCCTCGGACCCTCAGC CGTCCTTCCAGAGGTCGAGAGTTCCCTGGATAACGACAGCTTTGACATGACTGACAGCCAGGCCCTGATCAGCCGGCTTCAGTGGGACGGCTCCTCTGATCTCTCACCCTCTGATTCGGGCTCCTCCAAGACGAGTGAGAATCAGGGATGGGGTCTAG GTACCAACAGCTCAGAGTCAcggaaaaccaagaaaaagaaatcccatctGAGCCTGGTAGGGACTGCCTCCAGCCTAGGCTCCAACAAGAAGAAGAAGCCAAAGCCACCGGCACCCCCAACGCCCAGCATCTACGATGACATCAACTGA
- the ATXN7L3 gene encoding ataxin-7-like protein 3 isoform X2: protein MKMEEMSLSGLDNSKLEAIAQEIYADLVEDSCLGFCFEVHRAVKCGYFFLDDTDPDSMKDFEIVDQPGLDIFGQVFNQWKSKECVCPNCSRSIAASRFAPHLEKCLGMGRNSSRIANRRIANSNNMNKSESDQEDNDDINDNDWSYGSEKKAKKRKSDKNPNSPRRSKSLKHKNGFSVCTSASNTLPLLFSSSGELSNSDPFKYNNSTGISYETLGPEELRSLLTTQCGVISEHTKKMCTRSLRCPQHTDEQRRAVRIYFLGPSAVLPEVESSLDNDSFDMTDSQALISRLQWDGSSDLSPSDSGSSKTSENQGWGLGTNSSESRKTKKKKSHLSLVGTASSLGSNKKKKPKPPAPPTPSIYDDIN, encoded by the exons atgaaaatggaggAAATGTCTTTGTCTGGCCTGGATAACAGCAAACTAGAG GCCATCGCTCAGGAGATATACGCGGACCTGGTCGAGGATTCTTGTTTGGGATTCTGCTTTGAGGTACACCGGGCTGTCAAGTGTGGCTACTTCTTCCTGGACGACACGGACCCTGATAGCATGAAGGATTTTG AGATCGTGGACCAGCCGGGGTTGGACATCTTTGGACAGGTTTTCAACCAGTGGAAGAGCAAGGAGTGTGTTTGCCCCAATTGCAGCCGCAGCATTGCCGCCTCCCGCTTTGCTCCACATCTGGAGAAGTGCCTGGGAATGGGCCGGAACAGCAGCCGGATCGCCAACCGCCG GATTGCCAACAGCAACAATATGAACAAGTCGGAGAGTGACCAAGAGGATAACGACGACATCAATGACAACGACTGGTCGTACGGCTCAGAGAAGAAAG CCAAGAAGAGGAAATCAGACAAG AACCCCAATTCCCCTCGAAGATCCAagtctttaaaacacaaaaatg GGTTCTCTGTCTGTACCTCTGCATCAAAcacccttccccttcttttttcttcttcaggggaACTTAGCAATTCGGATCCTTTTAAG TATAACAACTCAACTGGGATCAGCTACGAGACCCTGGGGCCGGAGGAGCTGCGTAGCCTGCTCACCACG CAATGTGGGGTGATTTCTGAACACACCAAGAAGATGTGCACAAG GTCCCTGCGCTGCCCCCAGCACACAGATGAGCAGCGGCGAGCCGTGCGGATTTACTTCCTCGGACCCTCAGC CGTCCTTCCAGAGGTCGAGAGTTCCCTGGATAACGACAGCTTTGACATGACTGACAGCCAGGCCCTGATCAGCCGGCTTCAGTGGGACGGCTCCTCTGATCTCTCACCCTCTGATTCGGGCTCCTCCAAGACGAGTGAGAATCAGGGATGGGGTCTAG GTACCAACAGCTCAGAGTCAcggaaaaccaagaaaaagaaatcccatctGAGCCTGGTAGGGACTGCCTCCAGCCTAGGCTCCAACAAGAAGAAGAAGCCAAAGCCACCGGCACCCCCAACGCCCAGCATCTACGATGACATCAACTGA
- the ATXN7L3 gene encoding ataxin-7-like protein 3 isoform X1 encodes MKMEEMSLSGLDNSKLEAIAQEIYADLVEDSCLGFCFEVHRAVKCGYFFLDDTDPDSMKDFEIVDQPGLDIFGQVFNQWKSKECVCPNCSRSIAASRFAPHLEKCLGMGRNSSRIANRRIANSNNMNKSESDQEDNDDINDNDWSYGSEKKAKKRKSDKLWYLPFQNPNSPRRSKSLKHKNGFSVCTSASNTLPLLFSSSGELSNSDPFKYNNSTGISYETLGPEELRSLLTTQCGVISEHTKKMCTRSLRCPQHTDEQRRAVRIYFLGPSAVLPEVESSLDNDSFDMTDSQALISRLQWDGSSDLSPSDSGSSKTSENQGWGLGTNSSESRKTKKKKSHLSLVGTASSLGSNKKKKPKPPAPPTPSIYDDIN; translated from the exons atgaaaatggaggAAATGTCTTTGTCTGGCCTGGATAACAGCAAACTAGAG GCCATCGCTCAGGAGATATACGCGGACCTGGTCGAGGATTCTTGTTTGGGATTCTGCTTTGAGGTACACCGGGCTGTCAAGTGTGGCTACTTCTTCCTGGACGACACGGACCCTGATAGCATGAAGGATTTTG AGATCGTGGACCAGCCGGGGTTGGACATCTTTGGACAGGTTTTCAACCAGTGGAAGAGCAAGGAGTGTGTTTGCCCCAATTGCAGCCGCAGCATTGCCGCCTCCCGCTTTGCTCCACATCTGGAGAAGTGCCTGGGAATGGGCCGGAACAGCAGCCGGATCGCCAACCGCCG GATTGCCAACAGCAACAATATGAACAAGTCGGAGAGTGACCAAGAGGATAACGACGACATCAATGACAACGACTGGTCGTACGGCTCAGAGAAGAAAG CCAAGAAGAGGAAATCAGACAAG CTATGGTATCTCCCATTCCAGAACCCCAATTCCCCTCGAAGATCCAagtctttaaaacacaaaaatg GGTTCTCTGTCTGTACCTCTGCATCAAAcacccttccccttcttttttcttcttcaggggaACTTAGCAATTCGGATCCTTTTAAG TATAACAACTCAACTGGGATCAGCTACGAGACCCTGGGGCCGGAGGAGCTGCGTAGCCTGCTCACCACG CAATGTGGGGTGATTTCTGAACACACCAAGAAGATGTGCACAAG GTCCCTGCGCTGCCCCCAGCACACAGATGAGCAGCGGCGAGCCGTGCGGATTTACTTCCTCGGACCCTCAGC CGTCCTTCCAGAGGTCGAGAGTTCCCTGGATAACGACAGCTTTGACATGACTGACAGCCAGGCCCTGATCAGCCGGCTTCAGTGGGACGGCTCCTCTGATCTCTCACCCTCTGATTCGGGCTCCTCCAAGACGAGTGAGAATCAGGGATGGGGTCTAG GTACCAACAGCTCAGAGTCAcggaaaaccaagaaaaagaaatcccatctGAGCCTGGTAGGGACTGCCTCCAGCCTAGGCTCCAACAAGAAGAAGAAGCCAAAGCCACCGGCACCCCCAACGCCCAGCATCTACGATGACATCAACTGA
- the ATXN7L3 gene encoding ataxin-7-like protein 3 isoform X4 encodes MKMEEMSLSGLDNSKLEAIAQEIYADLVEDSCLGFCFEVHRAVKCGYFFLDDTDPDSMKDFEIVDQPGLDIFGQVFNQWKSKECVCPNCSRSIAASRFAPHLEKCLGMGRNSSRIANRRIANSNNMNKSESDQEDNDDINDNDWSYGSEKKAKKRKSDKNPNSPRRSKSLKHKNGELSNSDPFKYNNSTGISYETLGPEELRSLLTTQCGVISEHTKKMCTRSLRCPQHTDEQRRAVRIYFLGPSAVLPEVESSLDNDSFDMTDSQALISRLQWDGSSDLSPSDSGSSKTSENQGWGLGTNSSESRKTKKKKSHLSLVGTASSLGSNKKKKPKPPAPPTPSIYDDIN; translated from the exons atgaaaatggaggAAATGTCTTTGTCTGGCCTGGATAACAGCAAACTAGAG GCCATCGCTCAGGAGATATACGCGGACCTGGTCGAGGATTCTTGTTTGGGATTCTGCTTTGAGGTACACCGGGCTGTCAAGTGTGGCTACTTCTTCCTGGACGACACGGACCCTGATAGCATGAAGGATTTTG AGATCGTGGACCAGCCGGGGTTGGACATCTTTGGACAGGTTTTCAACCAGTGGAAGAGCAAGGAGTGTGTTTGCCCCAATTGCAGCCGCAGCATTGCCGCCTCCCGCTTTGCTCCACATCTGGAGAAGTGCCTGGGAATGGGCCGGAACAGCAGCCGGATCGCCAACCGCCG GATTGCCAACAGCAACAATATGAACAAGTCGGAGAGTGACCAAGAGGATAACGACGACATCAATGACAACGACTGGTCGTACGGCTCAGAGAAGAAAG CCAAGAAGAGGAAATCAGACAAG AACCCCAATTCCCCTCGAAGATCCAagtctttaaaacacaaaaatg gggaACTTAGCAATTCGGATCCTTTTAAG TATAACAACTCAACTGGGATCAGCTACGAGACCCTGGGGCCGGAGGAGCTGCGTAGCCTGCTCACCACG CAATGTGGGGTGATTTCTGAACACACCAAGAAGATGTGCACAAG GTCCCTGCGCTGCCCCCAGCACACAGATGAGCAGCGGCGAGCCGTGCGGATTTACTTCCTCGGACCCTCAGC CGTCCTTCCAGAGGTCGAGAGTTCCCTGGATAACGACAGCTTTGACATGACTGACAGCCAGGCCCTGATCAGCCGGCTTCAGTGGGACGGCTCCTCTGATCTCTCACCCTCTGATTCGGGCTCCTCCAAGACGAGTGAGAATCAGGGATGGGGTCTAG GTACCAACAGCTCAGAGTCAcggaaaaccaagaaaaagaaatcccatctGAGCCTGGTAGGGACTGCCTCCAGCCTAGGCTCCAACAAGAAGAAGAAGCCAAAGCCACCGGCACCCCCAACGCCCAGCATCTACGATGACATCAACTGA